In Porites lutea chromosome 1, jaPorLute2.1, whole genome shotgun sequence, a single genomic region encodes these proteins:
- the LOC140932707 gene encoding uncharacterized protein, whose amino-acid sequence MEVRLRGHRVAILKDLEPKKHWNYLIQEGVLDYDDLDDLKAEKTRKARAELLLGKVLLAGTQKINIFVKSLRIYQPHLNELLRTDLPETLQRQQGNYIESGNCTEVVFLKGSCFEVFIKVQLELHVLHLEKRRDRGGEGGRSGKGGLGGRGSQGGGGGVGGGGGEGDQSSQGGGSEIYDAVAPIESRWLKHRPYAPWYSGDLRQVKHEKRRLERKYRKSGLPVEKQLFEDKCLEMYQPSRTLRSASRSLRCVLHNRLTMHVMTHKNSSLMLEQPKGSTQATVGNVTQQLTGLHVHVQPAPFVRKALSPVEHGACENPFNTNVETSKISDQQSRQTTQPPLDEEQPFVSPTDLSKLPAHIHRNSEEVYPMFSKPRGIALIINIEIFFHNPEKTKKEEEKEQCSNRQGSDKDIEMLKKLFGALDFKVKIERNLKREEIYKVLDNISYEDHSNYDCFVLCLMSHGLEGFVYGADGERVLLETVRGFFSNSRCSTLKGKPKLFVIQACRGNDKDKGVVKDSPGSPETLPGNPVTEAAISSGSADGEDDVADRGFHFSIPQYIPDQADMLMAYSTVSGYASFRNPRDGSRFVRCLVEVFREKAGHEDVLSMLTMVNNSISSMGEVDSKQVGQPTSTLTKKLFFWPGL is encoded by the exons ATGGAGGTCAGGCTGAGAGGACATCGTGTTGCGATTCTTAAAGATTTGGAACCAAAGAAACACTGGAATTACCTGATTCAAGAAGGGGTTCTTGATTATGACGATCTGGATGACCTTAAAGCCGAGAAAACAAGGAAAGCCCGAGCTGAACTTCTTTTAGGAAAGGTGTTACTTGCGGgaacacaaaaaattaatatatttgtGAAGTCTTTGAGAATTTATCAGCCCCATTTGAACGAGTTACTTCGGACAGACTTACCAGAAACGCTACAAAGACAACAAGGTAATTATATCGAGTCTGGCAACTGTACTGAAGTCGTTTTCTTGAAGGGTTCATGTTTTGAAGTGTTTATTAAGGTTCAGTTGGAACTACACGTACTGCATTT AGAAAAGAGAAGAGATCGTGGTGGCGAGGGTGGCCGGAGTGGCAAAGGTGGCCTGGGTGGCAGAGGTAGCCAGGGTGGTGGAGGTGGCGTGGGTGGTGGAGGTGGTGAGGGTGACCAGAGTAGCCAGGGTGGCGGTAGTG AAATCTATGACGCAGTTGCACCAATTGAATCTCGATGGCTTAAACATCGTCCATATGCCCCGTGGTACAGTGGCGACCTTCGACAGGTTAAACATGAAAAGCGAAGATTAGAACGGAAATACAGGAAGTCGGGTCTCCCAGTAGAAAAGCAACTGTTTGAGGATAAATGCCTTGAAATGTATCAACCGTCACGAACTTTAAGATCAGCGTCACGTTCACTACGCTGCG TCCTTCATAACAGACTTACTATGCATGTCATGACTCACAAGAATTCCTCTTTAATGCTTGAACAACCGAAAG gCTCTACTCAAGCAACTGTAGGAAATGTTACACAGCAATTGACTGGCTTGCATGTACATGTCCAACCTGCTCCTTTTGTTCGCAAAG cacTCAGCCCAGTGGAGCATGGAGCTTGTGAAAATCCATTCAATACAAATGTGGAAACCAGTAAAATATCAGATCAACAATCAAGGCAGACAACACAACCACCTTTAGATGAAGAACAACCCTTTGTGAGTCCAACAGATTTGAGTAAGCTCCCAGCACACATTCATCGCAATTCTGAAGAGGTGTACCCCATGTTCTCAAAGCCTCGAGGAATTGCACTGATAataaacattgaaattttttttcacaatccTGAAAAGACCaagaaggaggaggagaaaGAACAGTGCAGTAATCGTCAAGGGTCAGATAAAGATATTGAAATGCTGAAAAAGTTGTTTGGAGCACTTGATTTTAAGGTAAAAATTGAGAGAAATTTAAAACGAGAAGAAATTTACAAGGTTTTGGATAACATCTCCTATGAAGATCACAGTAACTATGACTGTTTTGTGTTGTGTCTTATGAGTCATGGCTTAGAGGGGTTTGTCTACGGTGCAGATGGAGAAAGAGTCCTTCTAGAAACTGTACGTGGTTTTTTTAGCAATTCAAGGTGCAGCACTCTAAAAGGAAAGCCAAAACTCTTTGTGATTCAAGCTTGTAGAGGAAATGACAAAGATAAGGGTGTTGTGAAGGATTCACCTGGTAGCCCTGAAACTTTACCTGGTAACCCTGTGACAGAAGCGGCCATTAGCAGCGGCAGTGCTGATGGTGAGGATGACGTTGCCGACCGAggctttcatttttcaattCCACAATATATTCCCGACCAAGCTGATATGCTTATGGCATATTCAACTGTCAGTGGCTATGCTTCATTTAGAAACCCACGTGACGGAAGCCGTTTTGTCCGTTGCCTTGTAGAAGTGTTCCGCGAAAAGGCAGGTCATGAAGATGTACTGAGCATGCTCACTATGGTGAATAACAGCATCAGCAGCATGGGTGAAGTTGATTCCAAACAAGTCGGACAACCAACTTCAACCCTAACAAAGAAGCTGTTCTTTTGGCCAGGGCTGTAA